From Candidatus Neomarinimicrobiota bacterium, one genomic window encodes:
- a CDS encoding divergent polysaccharide deacetylase family protein: protein MALFLGALGLVGWHTLYAWMTERRHVRREIPQLRADVIGDLEDIGLARSPIVEEDGSIRFGHPPSMRSEDIVLLLRRIMQTRGLVMTSAVKYAERGELYVELSSSRQHVVVRFIFSPGLKGEMLAGVVRGRIGIIIDDFGYIRNRLTAGFMALGEKLTLSVIPGHRYSKNLADEAVQAGHEVMVHIPMEPNNYNGRDEEEFILLYGMDSDEAQARIRRAFQEVTAARGANNHEGSLATLDTVLMAVLARELKSRNKYFVDSFTTPDTRALDVMASNGVSALGRQVFLDNVDDPAYIRRQLAELASWAESTGSAIGIGHVGASHLNTLEVLAEEMPKLRDRGFEFVFISELME from the coding sequence GTGGCACTGTTCCTGGGTGCGCTGGGGCTGGTTGGCTGGCACACGCTCTATGCCTGGATGACCGAGCGGCGACATGTACGCCGGGAAATACCCCAGTTGCGGGCCGATGTCATCGGCGATTTGGAGGACATCGGGCTGGCCCGTTCTCCTATCGTTGAGGAGGATGGCAGCATCAGGTTCGGCCACCCCCCCAGCATGAGGTCCGAGGACATCGTCCTCCTGCTGCGGCGCATCATGCAGACCCGCGGGCTGGTCATGACCTCGGCCGTGAAATACGCCGAACGCGGGGAGCTCTACGTGGAACTCAGCTCATCCCGGCAACATGTAGTCGTGCGCTTCATCTTTTCGCCGGGCTTGAAGGGCGAGATGCTGGCCGGCGTTGTGCGGGGGCGCATTGGCATCATCATTGACGATTTTGGGTATATACGTAACCGTCTCACGGCCGGTTTCATGGCCTTAGGGGAGAAGCTTACTTTATCAGTGATTCCAGGCCACCGTTACTCTAAGAATCTGGCCGACGAGGCGGTGCAGGCGGGCCATGAAGTGATGGTTCACATACCCATGGAGCCGAATAACTACAACGGGCGGGATGAAGAGGAGTTCATTCTGCTCTACGGCATGGATAGTGACGAAGCGCAGGCCCGAATCAGGAGGGCTTTCCAGGAAGTGACCGCAGCCAGGGGCGCCAACAATCATGAGGGTTCCCTGGCGACACTCGATACGGTCCTCATGGCGGTCTTGGCCAGGGAGCTGAAAAGCCGGAACAAGTACTTTGTGGACAGCTTTACCACGCCCGACACCCGCGCCCTGGACGTGATGGCGTCCAACGGTGTGTCTGCTCTGGGACGGCAGGTCTTCCTGGACAATGTTGACGATCCCGCCTATATCCGCAGGCAGCTGGCTGAGCTGGCCTCCTGGGCCGAATCAACCGGCTCGGCCATCGGCATCGGCCACGTGGGTGCCAGCCACCTGAATACCCTCGAGGTGCTGGCGGAGGAAATGCCCAAGCTCAGAGACCGGGGCTTTGAGTTTGTGTTCATCTCCGAGTTGATGGAGTAG